The Misgurnus anguillicaudatus chromosome 23, ASM2758022v2, whole genome shotgun sequence sequence aactagaactaaaaacaaaataaaagtacaaaacatagagacagagcgcagcgcgtcataacccgaaaaccacgcccaccgggggaaaacaatccatccgtctccattgactttgtattgcgagaggctgtctccttgtcatttctagcttataacaaaaaaacataataatgcctaaaagctgctttgtgacaaaatgtacagctaacaagccaaagaacccagaaataagtttttataagctgtcgacccccaaaaaacgagcgtttaaagacacaaagtggaaacaggcaacttttcatagtactaataataatagaactgcgtccactagggggaaacatAGTTGGCGATCCACTTtcttctccttaaaggctgggttttacggctcgacagcttataaaaacttatttctgggttttttggcttttAGCTGTACATCTTGGTACACAACAGGcattaggcattattctgttttttgttatgagccagaaatgacaaggaggcctctcgcaatacaaagtcaatggagacggttggattgccccccccccccccggggggggtgtggttttcaaatttgcataactgcgctttGTCTCTATAAGAGACACAGGACATGATCGTGACACACAATTATTGAATCATTTTAATCAATAAACTTTCACTACAAGATAACAGTTGTGGCCTGCTGTAGAGATAATTTGTAATACAAATAAACAATGTAGGTTGTAGTTAAAGTAATCATTTTCTCGGCTTATGGACTGGTAATTTTTCCAATAATACACACTCTAAtatcagatattttaaatgcatccagctttgacttccatagttttTGTACATTCAGCATTTCATGAATCCATGGAAGGTAGTGAGAGATTTTAGTATACATTGAAAGGTAGCGTCTAGACCCGCTGGGTATGTAATAAGACGCAATGCCTTGTGTGACATTTCCACAAATAAGTGGACCACCACGTCCCTGTGAGTGAAATTGTGGTTGAGTTAGCCATAAATATACcattaaaatacaataacaatataatcattaaatgtttctatTTAACAGAACAAGTAAAAGGTGAAAGCTTATGAAATAAATACCCATGCTGGCTTGATTTCTTCCTGAGTGCATAAAGTGTGAGGTGTGGCACAAATTTCTGAATCTAAAAGAGTCACGTTTACTTCTCTCAGGACACTTGATGGAGTCTTCTCATTGTATTCCCCCCAACCCATGAACATGCAGTTACTTGAGATTTCTTCTTTATTAGTTTCTGGCAGGGCAATGATATTCACAGTCTCATGCAGCGGAGTTACTGGAGTTTTCAGCTGAATGGGAAGACATGTGACATTCCTGCTTAAAAAGATGCCTCACACAAttgttaaaatgttataaattgcatataaaatgcacataaaaattGATTGGTTGCTgctaaaaaaattctgtagacaAAGACAAACCTTTAGTAGCATGATGTCATCATCACCTAGCTTGTTTGCATAATCTGGATGTGGAAAAGCATCAACCTCTATACCCTCAGGTAAATCATTTGTGTCATTAACACCCAAATACACCATGAGATGACTAAagcaaacaaaataaactaaatattaaaagATTGCCACTATTTCAACCCTACAGAAAAAAGTACACAATTATTTTGGCAATACGTTGGTTGCACTGttaatatatgtacaaaaataCTTTACTGGACCTTTATTATACTCAAAAAAATTTGGTTGCTTCaaggttgggtcaaatatggattttttaattattttaaaccaACATTTTTGCTTATATTTAACCTAACTATGGgctaaaataacccagcatttttagagtgtatggtaGTTTAATCAAAGTCAGTAGTCAATAAATGGTTATTTCATGTGAAAATGCATTTTCAGTTATATTGTACCcataaaaacatcataattttAAGTTTTGCAACTAAGCTTTTATAGTTACAGCGAATTATCaacaaacagatttttttgttttgatgtcaAAGGTCACTTGTAACACATCATTTTACTCACTTTGTTTTGCAGTGGGCAGCTGTCATCACAAAATCTTCTCTTATCAAAAAACCAGCACATGCTTCACGTGTTTGTTGGTCATGAATGTAGACCATGTATGGGTAACTGTGTGGAATGGACACCTTACTATTAACAACACCGACACCTAAAAGAGATtgtttttttagacaaaaacttGCTGATGTCTCCATTTACATTAACACTTATATATAAATGTGAGACCGTTTGCATGAGGAAAAGACAGATTTACTGTATTTCCTCCCATTGTAAGAACTTATTATTGTGAATGGTTTTATGAAACTATTTAAACGGTTATGAGAAACTGTCTGCTGTTATTAGTGTAGTCTGATATGAAGTCATTGCCTGGGGTGCAGGAGTGCAGCAGTAGCAGTGTAGTTATAAACCAAAAGATGCTCATTGTAGTCACTGTTCAGTCAAGCGATGTGTGAAGCACAGTGAAATCGTCTTCTGCTTTAAATACAGAGTCAAGGAACTCAGACCAGGAAGATGAAGCTAGAAATTAAACCATGCACTGAATTCAgatcagtttatttaatttaatatctcTGAAAAGTGCTGATCATCAGCGTTTGCTGATTTATCATGAAGTAACCACACTTCAGTGAAAAGATCAAACATACGTGTTTATGTCAGCGATATCCAATCTGTCTCCTGGAAGGTCACTGACCAATAATCTGATCCAAACATATGTGTCAGTTATGTTTAATCTCACAgatctttattaactgattGAATTAAGGTGTTTTCTGTCCTTACGTGAAGTGAAATAAAACTGAAGTCAAGATCTGATGAGATGTGCCACTTGCGTCATTTGCCTTTTAAGTGCGTCTCCATGGAGAACCATAAAATGATTCTGCCTTTTTTgtgcttatttttttattaatacattactGTTTTTCGCATCTTCTTTATAATAAaacctttttatttttcagtctgAAATGCTGAACATGCTGCTAGTTTGGAGGTGGAAGCTAAACTTTGTGATGTAAACAGCTCAGTTTCATGGCAGTGATGGTAAGATGTTTGTTtgctggtgtgtgtgtgtgtgtgtgtgtgtgtgtgtgtgtaattctTGACTTatctggggtctcatttataaaactgtgcgtagggtccttactaaaagtctacgtttGCACAAAATCCAAAAATGGCATATGCCAAAAAATataaagacttataaaacaaagcaatgttccctttataaatcacagatcacctgcaagtgtgcgtaaaTGAATCATtctcagatcccaccctgcaagcccattctcccattaagtttgttttttatagatcacaacctttgtgtGGGATTGGTGTACGCACGTCTAGAGCGTCTAGAGCCGTACGTGGTTCTAGTGTTCCACTTGTGGTTACATATGTCACAGGTCAGAGCGGACCACAGATGTTGTAAGTCATGCCTctccctagtttccacctcgaggaggtcccaaagccaccccaatgaccagacacacagagcgtaagtataattaaaatgaaactttatttaaattaattaaaaatacagtGGGGAAAGGGGGAAGTTAAAATAATTCCTTCTTCTGGCCTCCAGGTAGAGTTTCCACGGGGCGAGGGAATGGGGCTCCTTTAACTTGGTTTCTTGaacccgtggcgccctcctcttctcctggaggcagagtAAAAAGAGAGACGCAGTCAATGGTTTGGTCCAGAACGAAATAGCTACCTGACACTGAATAATGCAGAGGTCGACGGGGGTGCACCCAATCCTCTGGTGTCCTCTAAGTGACTGATACTCTTCTCTCTTTAGGCTCTCTGCTGTGGATCGGGATGGACACTTCCCAGCCGACAAGGATGGTCCGACGTAGTGGGTTCCttgctgtaagcagaggtaagtatTACACAGGTGACTCGGACTTTTACTTCTCTTCCTCAAGTTCGtggctgtaagcagaggtaagtgTTACACAAGTGACTGGGACTTTTATTTCTCTTCCTCAGGTTTGtggctgtaagcagaggtaagaaTCACACAGGTGACTGGGTCTTTTACTTCTCTTCCTCGGGTTTGTGGCTATAAGCACAGGTAAGGATTACACAGTTGACTGGGACTTTTACTTCTTCTCCTCAGGTTCGtggctgtaagcagaggtaaggATTACACAGGTGACTGGGACTTTTACTTCTCCTCCTCGGGTTCATagctgtaagcaaaggtaagtgTTACACAGGTGACTGGGACTTTTACTTCTCCTCCTCAGGTTCGtggctgtaagcagaggtaagtatTACACAGGTGACCGGGACGTTTACTTCTCTTGCCTAAGGTTTTCTACTGTGAACAGAAGTGAGTATTACACAAGTGACTGGGGCTTTTCCTTCTCGCTTAAACACAATGTTTATTCCACACAATCTTCACTCTGGGGCAGTGGACTTACAGGGTGATGTTCAAACACAGTGTACAGTCGACTTACAGGCCTCCAGAGGGGCAGGGGTAGCACGCGGCCTACCTGAGGCTCCCTGTGAGTCGAGAGGACGGCGGGTATGGTCGTGCAGAGCCGAACACTTCCCTTGCTCCTCCTCCACTTACGGTTCCAGAGATACTGAGCAGGGGCGAACCTTTGAAGAGGCTCCACGCACAAGGATGGTTATTGCATGCTGACGTTATAACAGTAACCCTTCGTCCAAGAACAATAACTACCAGATGGTTTACTCACAGTGTTTTGCAGGTATACCTCACCACTGCCCTCTTTCAGAGCCAGAAAGGATCCGTCACTTTATACAGGAAGTCCTATTTGCAACTGCCTTTAGCCCACGCTCCTCTAGCCTCAACGTGCTGTGATGTCCTCACGACTCCTCTGACCTCGAAGTGGCTTCTGTCAACACAAGCACATCACTACACTGCAAGCTTTAAGTGTACACATGCTCAATGAAGACAAGTACTCACCCACGACACTCCACACACTTTAAGTGAACTAAGGACTGAGCCAAAACTCGACCTGGGCTCGTCGTGTGGTTGGTTGGGCGTTGTTCTTAGTGGAGGGGGAAAAGCGCCTAAAGGATGGACGTCGGACCTCCTGCATTTACTCCTAATTGTACtcctcggctcacccacgcttctcTCCACAGTGGGGCTGCAAATCTGCGTGCTAGACTCACAACACACGTCAGGTAATATACCCTCTTCAATACCACATAGTACAGTGCATAATGTTACTCACGTGAAAGGCCAATACTTCGCAATGCTGGCTTCCTACGGTGTCTTCCAGTGTTACTCtccggctcacccacgcttctcTCCACAGTGGGGCCGCAACTCTGTGTGCTAGACTCACAACACATGTCAGGTAATATACCCTCCGTTCCACACTACGTAGTACAATATATGATGTTACTCACGTGCAATTGGTAATACTTCACGACACTGTGGTCTTCCAGTACTACTCCCCGGCTCTCCCACGCTTCTCTCCACGGTGGGGCCAAACACTGATTATTAAACTCACAACACACGTCAGGTAATGCACTCTTCTTAATACTTCATGATAAACGTAACTTGTTACTCACACACCACTGATGACGCTCTGCTGTTCTTGTTCCTGTTTACAGCTTGTCCGTCGCTGAAGATCGTCCTTGCAATAACTCCGGTGAGTACTCTCCAATGTTACTGTTCTAACAAGGTCAAAACATGAAAGCACATCCGCATCATAGCGGTAAACATTCCTCACATACTCAGCCCAGTGACTCGTATCCTTGATACCTTCTTCACCCAGTAAATAACAGCCTCTGTTTCCTCTTATAAAGACTTCGCCCAGGCCTCCGCTCTTTCCACACCGGATCGGTTTCCGTGACCACGCACTGCACAACAATGGCAGAGACAAGCACCCCGTTTGTATTTCTAGAGCTCTTCTTATACTCCTTCTCTTCTTATACTCCGTCACTCTTCTGGGCCTGTGGATGTGCCAAGTGGACGGGGACTTTGCTCGGCGTGCAGGCGTGCAGGACTGGACCTACGGTTTACTCAGGTAAGGTTAACTTTTGTTCACTCTAGGATGGCTTGGCGGTCAATGGAACGGGTGCAGTTCCTCAGGTAAGTTTTAGCTCCTACTCACTCTGGGATGACTCGACGGGCCGACTGGGCGATTTAGGTGCTTATAGCTCTCCGCTCGGGCTCTGAGGTGACTCTTCAGTTCACTGGCATACAACTTCGGTAAGTACAAGACAGGTCGGGTTCATGTAGCTCTTAGCTCGGGCTCTATAGTGGCTCTGCCGTCCAGTGGCGTACAACTCTGTAACGACAAGACAGTTCAAACACATATAGCTCTTAGCTCTGCTCTTCAATGATGACAGCTTCTGTAATTACAGGACAGTTCGGGTGCATGTGGCTCTTGGCTCGGACTCTAATGTGGCTCTGCAGTCTGATGGCGTGCAGCTCTGAAATGGCCAGGCGGTTCAGGGGCATATAGCTCTTAGCTTGGACTCTGTAACTCGAGGGCGTGCAGATCTGTGTCAAACAGGAAGGATCAGGTACATATGCTTTTGCGTTAGGTTCTAATTCGACAGTTTCTTCAGGTAAGTATGACTCTTAGCTTTACTTTTCCTCTCGCACTCTAGACACAACAAGAGTGAGTATTACAGCATAGGTGACGAAAGATTGTACATCACCTGACCTTGATCCTCAGCGAGAAGCAGGTGGGACTGCGAGCTGATGTCCGTGGTGGACCTGGCAACTTTGCTCATTCCTCAAGGTCGACACAGTACCTATACTGGTAAGACAGGGACTGGACTCTCCCGGGTTACCCGGAAGTGCCAGTGTTTGGGTAAATCGGTCTGGGCGGAACTATTCTTCCAATCTGTGGTTCAGCCCCTATAGTCACTCGTGACAACAGCAACTTAAAAAGTAGAATAAAAAAACAGGCGGTAGTCCTGCATCTTCATGTAATGTGCTGGCAGGAGTGATGATGTCTCTAAACTGATTGATTGTACAGATCATCTCTGGAGCAGTTGCTCTTTCTTAAACCCACAACCAatgtgtcacggagtgactttgggcggaaccaaaaatgagagaagaggttccgcccggacgaaAGTTGACAAACACTGGCACTTCCGGGTATCCCCGGGGGAAGCCCCAAATCACTGAAACTCGCAGCAGGTGTGGGGAATGACGCAGCGATCGCTGATTGGACAAATCGGAGGGTGAGGAGGAGTAAATAAAGAGTGTGAAGATGCAGGAAGAGGGGCACACAATTTGGGGAAAGATAGCGGCAAGTGAGCGGTGAGTCGAAACCCGAAAGTGGGGTGAAGGCAGGTCGAAGCTTCTTGAAACATTCATGTCAACAAAGCCCATCTGAACCGTGAAAAAACTATAATAGAGAgagataaatataaatatttaaagcacACATTGTGATGTATGCAGCAGCACTACCTACCAACTGGATGCTCTCCCCTCTTTTCCTAATTGTTTGTCTATAGTTTAATTAAATGAATGGGCTAACAAGTCATTTACAGCAGaattctatgtaaagcactttgaatgacctctgtgtataaAATGTGCTtcacaaataaacttgccttgccatACGTATGATGGATATGCATTCAAGACTATTTAGCAAATCCCAATCACTTCGGCTAAGTTAACTTTCCAATGAAATGCATCACAATTGTCAACACCTAAAGAGAGATTGGCAAAGTAATATGAAATGTAATGATAAGTCCGTTTGTGTAGGGAAAGACATTTCCTCCTATTCTTAGAACTTATTATTAAACGGTCATGAGAAACTGTCTACTGTTATTAGTGTATTAGTCATAACCTGTTCAGTCAAGCGATGGGTGAAGCACAGTGAAGTCATTTTCTTTGTTAAATACTGAGTCAAGGGACTCATACCAAGAAATGTTTATTCAGATGTTTATCTATTATATCAGCACTTGAAAGGAAGTGCGCATCATAACCACACTTTAGTAGTAAGCCCAAAATACAAGCTTGCAAAAAAAAGGATTATGTTTTCTCTGTAAAAAGCTCTTAATTATTACTCTAGATAAAGCTTTTTAGGATTAAATATGCATCTGTGTGTAGTTGTATGTAGCAGACAAACCATAGGCATCAGTGCTCGAATTGAATCAAGTCTTATGAGGGGGTCCCCACCATGACATAGCAGCAAACCCAAAATGGCAACACATTACTacctttaaacacaaaaaatgtatgatttatgTAATACTTCCCAAAATATTTGTATAATGCAACTGTATAATGGCTTTACACTAATTTATTAATCCATTCAAAATATAaagtttgactagatatgacgTTAATGTGTTAGGCCTGTAAGTGGTGTTTAAGTTGAGTGCAGGATAGCCTACATTATGGGGCAAGTTGCTTTCTTTATTAGTCACTAGTAGGCTATTAATTTAACCGTTTTCCTCAAAACATCTGCTTCATTCAGCAAAAAAGCTTTTCAAATTATTTGAACTGACAGTAGTTTATGAGGCAAGTGATAAGAAAGGCTTTACTTAGGTAAGTCTGTGGCTTCCCTTCATACATAGAGATCATTATCTTCAATGTTTTTGGTCTTAATGTATTTACTTTTGTTGCCGTGACTAAACTTTGCAATAATTAGGGGCGATTCTAGGTTTTTAATATTAGTGTGGTTCAGCCTCCAATGAGGATgtgaattaaatatatatataatgctcCGACATCACattgtgtaaaatgttttttttttaaattaactatTACTGTCACTGTCCCACAGGTGGGACGTTTagcattacatatttaaaacaaacatttcataGTCTAAACCTACatcaatcttgacaaactaccGTTAGAAAGCTCTAGGAATGTCGTTTTTATATTTCAACACCAttttgcaaaaataataatgtagtaagagtcattttctaaaatgttgcAGACCAACAGGTGGGCCCAAAGtgttaaaacatatttatttgtaaatatcctataaacatgaaataaccttgacaaactatatattgttggaaaggtctgttgaaaaaatattttttgatgtttagtttgatgacaCGCAGAGCAAATAGCACGTTCGGTTAAATTGCATGCACCAGCACCATGCCCAGCACGCTACAGCGCAACAAGGAAAAGCAATCCAAATATACAGACTTAAACTAGATCAGaattttttataacaaataaaaactaaaatatgcaAACGTGTGCACAATGCCTGAAGTCCAGGggaacaaaacacaagccacaaaATAGTTAAATCTGATAACCCCGAATGatctataaataaaataaaaataaaaaaattattaaaataacgaAAGCTTAGCCAGACTTGACAgctttatcttttttttaacgACAGAAACAAAGAGACAACGGTCTGCTTCGCAATGATTTATTAAATTGGAAACCTCTTACAATATGGACGTGTTGGATTTATTCACgcactttaaaaatattaattgaaaGTTACTTTTTCATATATTATTTGCATAGTATTATCAAAATGATAATAGTCTTCATATTTATATACAAGGAGAAAGCTGTTATTTGTGAAATCAATTGAACGATCCACATCTGCGACGAATCCACTGTAATCAAGCTTCTCTTATGGAAGCATTACATTTTCGAATATTCAGGGTCATCCCctagtttttttgttgttgtatagTAAGATTGTTTAGAGCTCTGTACGTTGTTTACTATAGCTGCATTTTTTTGTGGTTGTAGGCTATTACCAAGATGTTCAATAGTTCATTAGTTAACTatttgttaatgtattaactaacataaacaaaccatgagcaatacatttgttacagtatttattaatctttgttaatgttagttaattaAAAGTTAAGCTTTAATGGTTTGTTCATGtaagttcacagtgcattaactaatgttaacaagattttaataaagtattagtaattgttcaaattaacattaacaaagattaataaatgctgtataagtgcagttcattattagttcatgttaactaatgtagtttactcattttaactaatgaaccttgtTGTAAAGTTTTACCAAATCGTGAATAAATCAtgtaaaattacataaaatataaatagtTAAGCCTACACTACAGTCTACAAAATAGTGTGCACTTTGATAAATCTACTCAATTAAAATATGGTAACAGATTACAAACAGCTAAGCACATTATTACGAATATAATAAGAAATTTTAAAGATACTGGCATTAACCTAGTGACTGCATCACTCATTGA is a genomic window containing:
- the LOC141359383 gene encoding chymase-like; translated protein: MGLQGVGVVNSKVSIPHSYPYMVYIHDQQTREACAGFLIREDFVMTAAHCKTNHLMVYLGVNDTNDLPEGIEVDAFPHPDYANKLGDDDIMLLKLKTPVTPLHETVNIIALPETNKEEISSNCMFMGWGEYNEKTPSSVLREVNVTLLDSEICATPHTLCTQEEIKPAWGRGGPLICGNVTQGIASYYIPSGSRRYLSMYTKISHYLPWIHEMLNRGLHGVNSDVWSAMSSRTRHKMNLPQLNPATVSGSAAAPVYVLLPIEVHPVPSWLLDQERSALFAELWRAFVSPDPVFCEVAP